One window of the Epinephelus moara isolate mb chromosome 24, YSFRI_EMoa_1.0, whole genome shotgun sequence genome contains the following:
- the wu:fb55g09 gene encoding coiled-coil domain-containing glutamate-rich protein 1 has translation MLSEMMCRRHCQQQLHQQQDGQEAPQRDPSSRRKHGWTKSCRGRLQGRRTGGGGWPRGRNHHHQHPQRHHPHYNHPRHFERPMMSLRPVNVKGNRARGMRAPKNTNQFLMHEKYQMLHMRSDSVGSDSGMSSDSDVELTDMDSYLGVLENARGALLDSPNPHGSTTPPGQILVLHEDSLHLHEDNLCLQRDNLRLQEDSMQYFPSEDDLIQSQNFMQRDFVEFCDILTP, from the coding sequence ATGCTATCAGAGATGATGTGCAGGAGACACTGCCAGCAACAGCTGCATCAGCAGCAAGATGGACAAGAGGCTCCGCAGAGGGACCCATCCAGCCGCAGGAAACACGGCTGGACCAAGAGCTGCAGGGGGCGCCTGCAGGGGCGGAGGACAGGAGGGGGAGGGTGGCCGAGAGGGCGcaatcaccaccaccagcacccTCAGCGTCATCATCCTCATTACAATCATCCCCGACATTTTGAGAGGCCGATGATGTCCCTTCGGCCCGTCAACGTCAAAGGAAACAGAGCGAGGGGGATGCGGGCCCCCAAGAACACCAACCAGTTTCTGATGCACGAGAAGTATCAGATGCTACACATGCGCTCCGACTCAGTGGGGAGCGACAGTGGCATGAGCTCCGACAGTGACGTGGAGCTCACAGACATGGACTCGTACCTGGGCGTCCTGGAGAATGCAAGAGGAGCCCTCTTGGACAGTCCCAACCCACATGGCTCAACAACGCCACCAGGACAGATCCTGGTACTGCACGAGGACAGTTTGCATCTGCACGAGGACAACCTGTGCTTGCAACGGGACAATCTGCGTTTGCAGGAGGACAGCATGCAGTATTTCCCCTCTGAAGACGACCTGATTCAGAGCCAGAATTTCATGCAGAGGGACTTTGTTGAGTTCTGTGACATCCTGACACCCTAA
- the nisch gene encoding nischarin isoform X2, producing the protein MESAPFPEEVSERKVCVVGSELVENYTVYIIEVSDGEHKWSVKHRYSDFHDLHEKLTAEKKVDRRLLPPKKMLGKNSKSLVERRQKELELYLQTLLQQFPQATPAPLACFLHFHLYEINGITAALAEELFHKGEQLLQAGEVFSLRPLQLYSVSQQLRLAKPTCCNGDAKTDLGHILDFTCRLRYLKMCGTRGPVGTSNIQESTLPFDLSVFKSLLQIEISECSSQQIRGLSSLRASLATLSIHHSTESMMSILVPEACEFSQWEAEGAESGCPVTAVIPVWRNLTTLDMSHNSISAIDNSVKLIPKVEFLDLSHNQLSTVENLQHLYNLVHVDLSYNNLRVLEAAHTRLGNIKTLSLAGNHLDQLTGLTKLYSLVNLDLSHNQLAQLEEIRNIGSLPCLEKLNLSSNPMCIIPDYRTKVLAQFGDRAAEVCLDGKVTTEKELDTVEVLKAIQKAKEVKDRMSSGDKKISEETRLSAAAPPHLSSSSPPSSSSCCSSTVAPPAVTSSSSSSSSSSSSCPAPQAVCPSQGNHR; encoded by the exons ATGGAGTCCGCCCCGTTTCCAGAGGAGGTTTCGGAGAGGAAAGTGTGTGTTGTCGGGTCGGAGCTGGTGGAAAACTACACA GTCTACATCATCGAGGTGTCAGATGGAGAGCACAAATGGTCTGTGAAGCACCGCTACAGTGACTTCCACGATCTCCATGAGAAG CTGACGGCAGAGAAGAAGGTAGACAGACGGTTGCTTCCTCCAAAGAAGATGTTGGGGAAGAACTCGAAAAGTCTGGTGGAGCGGCGACAGAAGGAGCTGGAGCTCTACCTGCAGACACTGCTACAGCAGTTCCCACAGGCCACACCCGCTCCGCTCGCCTGCTTCTTGCACTTTCACCTCTAT GAAATCAACGGCATCACAGCAGCTCTGGCTGAAGAGTTGTTCCATAAAG gtgagcagctgctgcaggccGGCGAGGTGTTTTCTCTCCGTCCTCTGCAGCTTTACTCCGTCTCCCAGCAGCTACGTCTGGCCAAACCAACCTGCTGTAACGGAGACGCCAAAACCGACCTGGGACACATCCTCGACTTCACCTGCAGGCTGCGATACCTCAAG ATGTGTGGCACCAGAGGTCCAGTAGGAACCAGTAACATCCAGGAGAGCACGCTCCCCTTCGACTTGTCAGTGTTCAAATCACTGCTGCAGATAGAg aTCAGTGAGTGCAGCTCTCAGCAGATTAGAGGTCTGTCGTCTCTGAGGGCGAGTCTCGCAACTCTGAGTATCCACCACTCCACAGAATCTATGATG TCGATCTTGGTCCCAGAGGCGTGCGAGTTCTCTCAGTGGGAGGCTGAGGGGGCGGAGTCTGGCTGTCCTGTCACCGCTGTCATCCCCGTGTGGAGAAACCTGACCACGCTGGACATGAGTCACAACAGCATCAGCGCCATCGACAACTCAGTG AAACTGATTCCTAAGGTGGAGTTTCTGGATCTGAGCCACAACCAGCTGTCAACGGTGGAAAACCTCCAG CACCTGTACAATCTGGTCCACGTGGATCTGTCCTATAACAACCTGCGGGTTCTGGAAGCTGCTCACACTCGTCTGGGCAACATCAAAACCTTGAGCCTGGCTGGCAACCACCTGGACCAACTGACCGGCCTCACCAAGCTCTACTCACTGGTCAACCTTGACCTCAGCCACAACCAGCTGGCTCAG tTGGAGGAGATCAGGAACATCGGCTCTCTGCCCTGTCTGGAGAAACTCAACCTGTCCAGTAACCCCATGTGCATCATCCCAGACTACAGAACCAAAGTGCTGGCCCAGTTTGGAGACCGTGCAGCAGAG GTTTGTCTGGACGGTAAAGTGACGACAGAGAAGGAGCTGGACACAGTGGAAGTGTTGAAAGCCATTCAGAAAGCCAAAGAAGTCAAAGACAGGATGAGCAGCGGCGACAAGAAG ATCAGTGAGGAGACcaggctgtctgctgctgcacctcctcacctctcctcctcctctcccccctcctcttcctcctgctgctcctctactgttgctcctcctgctgtcacctcctcctcctcctcctcttcctcttcctcctcttcctgtccgGCCCCGCAGGCTGTCTGCCCCAGCCAAGGTAATCAT